atttcaatATCAGGCTCTAACTTGATTAGGATTGAGGTAAACCTTCGCTGAAATGCTTTGCGGGTCCTTTGGCGAAATTGCCTTTGGCTTGGGGTTCTTATTTGCATTCGTAAATTGCTTCTTTATAGCTGGCATGCTCTCTCCCTTCAACAAAgccaaaattgaagaaaattaacCCCAAAGAATTGGCTAGGCAAAGCCCCAAATACCCCAAAGGAAGAAAATTACCGTATGGGCACGCTTATGGAAGGATGTTTGATGTGTTCCAGAGTCGTGGATGCTATGATCAGCGACCACAGTTGCTTCAGAGTACAACCATGATCCATATGTACCATGATGATCTCCTTGTTGGGTGTCTTTTGTTGTGGAATTGGTAATGGAGCTGTAATTGCTGGCTGTCTGAAAAGAACTGAGCTCCTCTAACAGCCGTGGATCGATGGTACTGCTGCATTTTGGACTAATCTGACTGAAACTACCCTCCCACATCGAGTACTCAGCTGCTTTATGATTATGAGTTTTGGAGAAAGTAGCAGCCTCTTCACTCTGCTCAAAGCTAAGTAAAGATTCACAAGAATGCATgatactattattattattattagcgTACCCGCTTTTGAAGTCTATCAAGGAATGAGCTTCTTCATCAAACGCACTAGAGTTGATGATCATGTTGCTTGGACAGAAAACCCCACTTTCTAAGCAGCAGGTTTCTTGATCTCCAAGGATTGCCTTGTTAAATTCATCAACGTCTGCAAGCGCCATCGATCGATCCTCAGCTAGAGTAATATTTAAACTAGTTCAAGCTAGCTAGCAGATGATGACAGACTATAGCTTTAGGAGGCTCTATTTGTAGGGAATTAAACtaatacatatttatatatatattacatggtgatagaattatatattattaataagATAGAGAATTGGTTAATTGTGTGTTGGGATTGTTAGCTGGCAGAAGTGAAGAAGGAGAGTGTGAAGCTTAATTAGTTTGGTTGCAGAAACGTCGCCGGATCTTTCTCCATCCCACGTCGTGTCTGAGATTCCTATATATCTTGCTAGTCTCAGTTTCAGGAACCTGGACCAAATTGGAGGGGAACCTTCCTCCGCTGTTTCCTCCTTGCTATGGCACGTGGACGGATGCCACATTTTATACTATATCTTACATTCAGTGTGAGCGTGTGTATGCTGGTCATGCATGCACATGTAAGTTTCATGCATGGTTATTTCATGCCCATTTCTCATCCGAAGATCGAATATTGAGCttcattttcccaaaaaaaaaaaaaaaaaatagtgagaaAGCAGGGTGAAACCTTATAATTACTTGGGAGGGATTGCGATTTGGCCGAcaaaaagttcaattttaaatgaaataaaatgcaTTATTTGTGAGTGCGTTttcaaatatagaaaaaaattgggtttttaaATCATAGATAAAGAGATGCATTTTTAATTACGCACAGTATTAAAGCTGAAACTACGATTTTATCGAAtacaattgatatatatatattacaaatgaGTTTTGACTCCAACGAGAGCTATTAACCTTTATCTTAAGTGACATGGTCCCCGCTCAATTATGCTTTGGATAACATATTCACATATTAATTTACAAGGCCATTAAAACTTGactattgttatttattacGTTATATCAGTTAATGTTGactattttaagtaattttttatattagtcACTTAAAATATAGAGGATAATTTCACCAACTCCTTTGTACCCACTAATAAGAATCTGTCACATAGAATTATTGCACCAAAACACTAGATTAAATAggtttttcaatatatttttttttttttggggtggccggcgagccaccccaaatgggctgggggtggcggCACAGCCACCTCTAGCCCCCTTgcacaatcttaaaaaaataaaaataaaaaaactgaaaaaatctATATAATTTAGTATTTTGGTGCTTATTTAATTTGGTGCAATAATCGTATGTGGCAGATTcttattggtgggcacaaaTGAGTTGGTTTACACTAGCTCTTTGTAGAAGTTATCCTCATATAATATATTACGGTGTGTAGATAtgtgataaataaatataaagagtaATCTTAGAGTTggtttgggtttgcgattttaaaatttgcaaattaaaaatgtttacggtttgacctttaaaatcacaatttaacctttaaaattatgtgtttttaaaaaagcacATAGTTTGTACTACAACTTCCAGCTTGATCCTTTATAATAATCTGctctaattttattaattttatcatgTCTTTATACTAACTAACATAAACATTAATATCTCTGTTCAAACAATATAATAATggatttaataaataattttcttaaccAGGGCTTACTACTTACTAGGCATGCACTTAACGTTAGCAAACTAGCAATGTGATGCAAGCAAACTTTTAAATACGTACTCTTCCCATCAAACCTAGCTGGCTAGCTTGgtgattgaaattttttgttattaatctgctctaattttattaaattttggacaACCCAAAAGAGGAGGTGTTGAGACTCATCTCCTTTGAGCAAATGAATTATGAATCCAATATCTTATTATGCTTGAGACAGGGTAGAACATGCAACAATTTCTCTTAAAATgttcaaattttacaaaaattcaagtagggtttttttttttttttttttttttttttttttttttttttttctaataatcaAATATGGGAAAAAGGTTTGGGTGGATTCTTCAGCAAGTCCAAAAAAAACCGTAAAAAAATACATTCAGAACGTAGAAATTGAAGCATAAATAACTCAATACTTTAAACATATCCGGTTAGCCATATTAAACAAGGATAGAGTTTTTCCTCAAATTGGGTCGGTTGAACTTCTTTTAATTCAGTTATAAAAATGAcgtgtgtcatttgaacatgtgagatataCATATTCTTTAATAATagagacaaagttggaataactAATATAAAAGACtcatgtgtatctcacatgttattaaaaaaaaaatacatataatttttataaattaaattgaaagaagTTTTTCTAACccagtttaaaagaaaactctGTCCATTAAACAATATTGGTTTAAAGTCAATAAATTGTTAAGAAATAGAATAAAGTTTTGggtgcaaagaaaagaaaaagaaggtagGTATATCACTGTGGTTCCCAACGAAGATCATCATCCACATGTTCTGTTTCCTGAGAAGAAAAATTGATTATGGAGAAACAGAGCTGGCATCTAAGGCAGAGCTTTCCCATATTTCAAGGAGTTTCTGTTATTCCTCATTTAATGAGCTTGGAAACATTAATTATCATTTGTTGTCTCAaaatctctctgtctctctcataTCTTGCTTGTTCTAAAACTGAGATGAAATGGaggaaattttattatttgatttctaaattcatttttctattatttttttacaaattaatatggGAACTTTGTTTTAAAACGAATGGGATATGTCATCATTGAATCGTGATGAGCTTGCATTCAATTAATTAGTCAACTATAACCTAAATGTGATGCGTCATAAAACCATCATAAggcaattaaaaataataaatttagttTCACAACtttgaccccaaaaaaaaatatatatatttatttccagcagaaaaaaaaaaaaaaagtttatttagtTCTAGTCGATTAACCCTACTAAAATTGCAGTCTTTCTATTCGATGCACCAAATTTAAGCATTGATCTCATCAAGATAGTTAATTTACTCCTCTATTATTCATCTAGGTTTATATGGGATTTTTGCAAAAGCAAATGCGATATTGGTAGCAAGGTACATGTTGATACAACATTTAGCACGGTTGGATCGAAGAATGGGTCACCTACAAGATAAGGGAGAAAGTTATCGAAAGAATAGTATGGAATAGGAAAGTCTCCCATGCTTAAGTTAGTGAGGCATTTACATAGCAAAGCTGACTAGTTAAAAGAGTTTAGAGAGAAGAAAGCGATACCTAATTTCTCAAGATAATGAGCTTTTAATGTGAATCTCTTTAATAAAGTGTG
This window of the Corylus avellana chromosome ca5, CavTom2PMs-1.0 genome carries:
- the LOC132182119 gene encoding putative transcription factor bHLH086, coding for MALADVDEFNKAILGDQETCCLESGVFCPSNMIINSSAFDEEAHSLIDFKSGYANNNNNSIMHSCESLLSFEQSEEAATFSKTHNHKAAEYSMWEGSFSQISPKCSSTIDPRLLEELSSFQTASNYSSITNSTTKDTQQGDHHGTYGSWLYSEATVVADHSIHDSGTHQTSFHKRAHTGESMPAIKKQFTNANKNPKPKAISPKDPQSISAKNRRERISERLKTLQELVPNGSKVDLVTMLDKAISYVKFLQLQVKVLATDEFWPVQGGKAPDISQVKEAIDAILSSQRDRSSSS